The sequence AGGGGCAAATCGCTCTGACCGAGCTGGAAACCCGGATGCTGCGCCTTTTCTTTCAGAGGGAGGGGGAAGTTCTCTCCCGCACCGAGCTGCTCGAATCGGTCTGGGGGATGGCACCGGACACCGAGACCCGCACGCTCGACAATTTCATCGTCCGCCTGCGCAAATACTTCGAGACCGACCCGGCCCGGCCGGTCCATTTTCTGACGGTGCGCGGGCGTGGATACAAATTCGTGCGGGAAACGAACGAAAAAGCGTAGGGAGCAGGCCTTGTGCCTGCCCACGGCAGGGCACCCGCGCTTGTGCGCCGAAGCGCTTCAGCGCGCAGGCGCAAGGGGCACCCCTACCCCCCCAG is a genomic window of Desulfuromonadales bacterium containing:
- a CDS encoding helix-turn-helix domain-containing protein → GQIALTELETRMLRLFFQREGEVLSRTELLESVWGMAPDTETRTLDNFIVRLRKYFETDPARPVHFLTVRGRGYKFVRETNEKA